TTCCTTCAAAATCTCGTCATTCATCGGCGTATTAAAGAGTGTCAATGAAGTGAGAGATGCAAGTCCGGTGTCTGTGCGAGCGAGTTCCAACAGCCCTTTCTTTGTCCCTAACTCGTAAATAGTAAGATTCGTAAGACTCTTAAGACCGGTTTCTGGGCGCGTAAGTTCTTTCATTCCCGCGTCCGAGATTTGACTATTGAAGAGAAGCAATGTGGTAAGAGACTTGAGACCTGTGTCCGCTCGAGAGAGCTCGGTCCACCCTTTATTAGTGACATTGCCGGCTAAGAGAAACAAGGTATTAAGAGATCTAAGGCCAGAATCCGCGCGCGTGAGTTCTTTCATTCCAGCATCTGTCATTTCTGTGAAACACAGATTGAGGCAATCAAGCGCCTTGAGAGCCGTATCCGTCTTAGAAAGTTCCATTACGCCAATATCAGTTATGTTGGTACTTGAGAGATCCAATCGTGTCAGGGTCGAAAGGCCGGTGTCCTTACGGCAGATTTCCTTCACTCCTATATCAGTCACCTCCGTGTGGCCGAGGTCAAGCGATGTAAGTATTTTGAGACCTGAATCCGAGTCAGCCAGGTCCCTCACGCCCACATCAGTAGCTTCTGTGTGGCTAAGGTCTAGTGAAGTGACGTTCTTGAGGCCCGTATCTGAGGCCGTAAGTTCTTTCACTCCCACATCAGTCACCTTAGTGTGACTAAGGTTCAACGAGGTAAGTGACTTTAGATTAGTACTAGCCTTTGCTAACCAGGCCACGCCTGCATCTGTAACATGGTCTCCTGAAAAATCCAATTCAGTTACTTGAGACAGTTTCCTTTGATCCAAGACGGAATCGGAAGGGAGTTCGAGATGTTGGAAAATTTTAAGTTCAATAATCGCCCGTTCTTTATGAGGAAGTTTGCCAAAAATGATTTCGCTTGAGGCCCCACTAATGGAATGATCAGGAGTGGCCGGTAGGGAATCTGAATCAATTTCGATGATCTTATTTTGCGATGGCTCTAATTCTGGGCGTTGTACAGTGAGTCGCATGATCGCTTGTCTCTCTTCGTGTTTGGAGAGCCATCGCTGCGCTTCTTTGCTTGTAAGCATGCTGCTATTTGCAATATTGTTGCCTTGCGAATCACGGTCGCCTTTGTATAAGGAAGCCTCGCGATATATGGCTTGAACAATGGTGTTCCACCGTTCAGCCCGTCCCGGATCGGACGACTCCGTGGGAACAAGAATATTTATTGCTTTGCTGTCGCCTTTAAGGTGTGATTTCCTATCATCCTTAATTTTGCGGGGGTTAAGCAAATTATGGACATCTTTGATCGCTTCAAAAATATTTTTACGATTGAGCAGGTCGCAAAGTTCTTGGTCCTCAGCGAGTTCGCGGGTGCGTTCTACTCCGATAGTTGCTTCCAACGTTCGTTGCACAATGCATAAACCCGAAAATATTTGGTATGGAGGTAATTCTGATTTAAGTGAATTGGGGAGATTTGTAGGGTCCCGAAGGGCGATATCAATTAAGGCAGTGTTGATCCGTCGCACCAGTGAGCGAGGAGTGCGGTTGGCCGAGAGCGCCAAAACTTTGGCAAGATCCTTAAGCCCCAAGCGGATCTCATGGCCAACCGCTTTTGCGAGGCGTTTGTCCAGAAGTTCTTCTGCGAAATTTACGAACCTTTCGCCACGGGGAGACATGTGGAGGGGCAGTTGCACAATCTTGTCAAGATAACTTTTGTGGACATGGGCATTGTCTTTCCCATAGCGCTGTAATGCCAAGTGTGAGAGATACGCATCCACGACGATATGGTTTAACGCAAGTACAAAAACGAATCCGGCTTGACAGAGAACCAATTTTACATTTTCCAAAAGTTCGAAAGCCTTTTCAGGTTGGCAACGATCAAGATCATCAATGAATACGACAACAAGTGGCCAGTTGTGCTTTGTATCGCCCGCGGCGCTGCTGACAGCGCTTCCGACCTTATCGAGGGCATCAAAGGTCGAGAGCGAAAGGCACGATTCGCTGAGCGAGAACCAAAGCTTATTATCGAGAGTCCTTAATTCATTTTGAAGTTTGGCGAATTGTTCGAGCGTGTCTTTGGCGGACCATGTGGCTTCGGCAGCAATACTCCCGACAAATGGAATTTTTATTTCGGGCTTTAATTTGAATTGGAAACCCGCGAGCAAGGCGCGGCAATGCATTCCAGCCTTCTCGTACCAACCAATTTGTTCCGCATGGTTTCTGGCATCTCTCGCTTTGAGTGAGACGCATTTGGCCGCGACCTCTCGCTCGATCGTGGCCACTAAGGGCACTATTGGAAATTCTTCTCGCTCGTATCGCCAAGCATTAAACTCCACCGTCACCACATGCGACCATGCGGAATCTGCATTTATCATGGTGCGGGCCGCATGTAGAACAGAAGTTTTCCCGCTCCCCCATTCGCCATATACGCCAATGGTGAATGGACCTTTGGTTCCCAATGCCGCACGTGCAACCGTTCTAGAGAAGGGGTCTCCTTCAAAATAGTTTTCGGTATGTGAAAAAATCGGCTCGTCGTGTAGCAGGAAAAGTGGAAGGAGTTTGTCGTCCCCGAACATGTATTGAGAGAATAGCACCTGCTTGGTTTGCCGCGCTACCGTTCACTTGGGCAGAAAAGCTGAGAAGGTCATTTAATATGGCCTGAGGCATTAATTGTCAAAGACTTCGATTACGATCGCAAAGGAAGCGCTGACACCGCTTTGAACTATCGAACAATTCAACTGAAAATTTGAGGCCAGAATGATGCCACCCCCCAACTCCGACACCACCTTCCTCTCCGCCCTCACCGAGACCTTCCGCAAGTACAAGGATCTCGCCGAGAAGGCCGCCGCCCAGGCGCCCGACGCCGCGCTGCACGCGCCGCTGGATCCCAACACCAACTCCATCGCCATCATCATGAAGCACATGGCGGGCAACCTGCGTTCGCGCTGGACGGATTTCCTCACCACCGACGGCGAGAAGCCCGGACGCGACCGCGACGGCGAATTCGTGGACACCTACAAGTCCCGCGCGGAGATGCTCGCCGACTGGGAAGCGGGGTGGGCGGTTCTCTTCGCGACGCTCGCCGCGCTGAAACCCTCCGATCTCACGCGCATCGTCACCGTCCGCGGGGAGCCGCACACGGTCATCCTGGCGGCTCAGCGTTCGCTGGCGCACGCGGCCTATCACGTGGGGCAGATCATTCTCATCGCCCGCATCCACGCCGAGAACGAGAAGCTCGGCGGCAAGCCTGGCTCGTGGAAGGTGCTCACGATGCCGCGTAAAGGAGACAAGCCATGAACGAAAACCTTTCCAGACGAGCCGTCCTTGGCGGAACCTTGGGCGCCGCTCTGTTGATCCCCGGAAAGCTTCTTGCCTCCTCAGCACTCACTCAGGACCCGAAAAAGCCAAAGCCGCCCGCGCTGGAGCCGAGCCTGGTCAAGGAATTTGTTGGAGCGGGCCACTCCGACCTGGACAAGGTCAAGGCCATGCTCGCCGAGCATCCGACCCTGCTCAATGCAACCTGGGACTGGGGCAACGGCGACTTCGAAATGGCGATCGGCGGCGCCGGTCACATGGGCCGGCCGGACATCGCCGAATACCTGATCAGCCAGGGCGGCCGCTACGACCTCTTCGTCGCTGCCATGCTCGGCGAGCTGGAGCATGTGCAGTTGATCCTCAAGCTGCATCCGAATCTCGCCAAATCAAAGGGCCCGCACGGCATTTCCCTGCTCCAGCACGCCAAGGCCGGGGGCGAGCGAAGCAAGGCCGTTTTGGAGTTCGTCCAGCTTCAGGCCGTCTAACTACCAGCGACTCGCCAAATCATTTTGCATTGACGCGGTCTTCGGGTAAAACATTCGCATGTCAAAGAACAATCAACAAGAACCCCGGGGCGGCGCCATCAGCGTCGACCCGAAGCTCGCCCGCAACGGCGGGCTTTCCTACCTGGAGATCCCCGCCATCGACGCGCGGCGCTCCGCGATGTTCTACGAGAAGGTCTTCGGCTGGCACATCGAGGACGCCGACACCGACCATCCGAAGTTCTCCGACCAGACCGGGCACATGCTCGGCCGCTGGCGCAAGAGCCGCAAGGCCGCCCGCGAGCCGGGTCTGCTTCCCTACATCTATGTCGACGGCCTCGATGACGCGGTGAACAGCGTCATTGCCCTCGGTGGCGAGATCGTGAAGGCGCCCTATCCCGAAGGCAATCTTCGCGTCGCGACGATCCGCGATCCCGCCGGCAACGTGATCGGCCTCTGGCAAGAAGGCGATTGATCGCGCGATGAAGCACCGGTTCTTCCGCACCGCAGGCGAGTTTCGCAAGTGGCTGGCAAAGAATCACGCCGCGGAGACGGAGCTGCTGGTCGGTTTCTACACCAAGACCTCCGGCAAAACGAGCATCACCTGGCAGGAGTCCGTGCGTGAGGCGATCTGCTTCGGCTGGATCGACGGCATTCGCCGCAACGTCGACCCGGTGAGCTACAGCATTCGATTCACTCCGCGCAAGCGCACCAGCATCTGGAGCGCCATCAACATCGGCATCGCGAAGGAGCTGATCAAGCAGGGTCTGATGCGGCCACCCGGCCTAGCCGCCTACAAGCTGCGCCGCGATAACAAATCCGCCGTCTACGCCTACGAGCAGCACAAGGCCGTCATACCCGAGCCCTATGCCGGCCTTCTCAAGAAGAACAAGCGGGCCTTCGCGTTCTACGAAGCGCAGTCGCCCAGTTACCGCAAGTTGATCAGTTGGTGGATCGTCAGCGCCAAGCAGGAGGAGACTCGTGCGAAGCGAATCAAAAAGCTCATCGCGGAATCCGCCGCGGGGCGTAGGCTCTAGCCATGGGTTCGACTCGCATGGTGCGAATGTCCGGCACATGGCTGGCCATCTTGTTGCTGGTGGCATGGCTTCCGCTGCAATCCGCGCTGGCCGCGGCGATCGAAGTCATCGGCACGGACAAGTTCAAGAGCCAGATTTCCGGCGCGCTGACGCTGCTCAAGAGCAAGTCCCCCGACGCGTACAAGGTCGTCGCGGACAACATCGGCGTCATCAAGCAGTCCGAGCACAGCGGCATGCGCGCCGACGCCACGCCGCCGGTCTTCGAGATCAACGACGCCTCTGCCTTCTACTCGCCGACCTGGTGCGCCAGCGTCATCGCCCACGATTCCTTTCATTCGAAGCTTTATCACGACTATCTCAAGGCTCATCCCGGCGAAGTGCCATCGGAAGCCTGGACCGGCCATGAAGCGGAGAAGAAATGTCTCGAGCACCAGGTGAAAGTGCTCAAGTCGATCGGTGCGCCCGAGAATGAGATCACCTACTGCAGCAAGATCTCGCCCGACTACGCGGATGTGCCCTACGAAAAACGAAATTGGTGAATTCAGGCGGGTTGGAGCGCCGCCTGGTTCGCGTGCAGGAACCAGCGGTCCAGCACCACATGCCGCGTGAACCACTTGGTGCCCAGCAGGAACCCG
This portion of the Planctomycetota bacterium genome encodes:
- a CDS encoding DUF1572 domain-containing protein, translating into MMPPPNSDTTFLSALTETFRKYKDLAEKAAAQAPDAALHAPLDPNTNSIAIIMKHMAGNLRSRWTDFLTTDGEKPGRDRDGEFVDTYKSRAEMLADWEAGWAVLFATLAALKPSDLTRIVTVRGEPHTVILAAQRSLAHAAYHVGQIILIARIHAENEKLGGKPGSWKVLTMPRKGDKP
- a CDS encoding ankyrin repeat domain-containing protein yields the protein MEPSLVKEFVGAGHSDLDKVKAMLAEHPTLLNATWDWGNGDFEMAIGGAGHMGRPDIAEYLISQGGRYDLFVAAMLGELEHVQLILKLHPNLAKSKGPHGISLLQHAKAGGERSKAVLEFVQLQAV
- a CDS encoding VOC family protein, with the translated sequence MSKNNQQEPRGGAISVDPKLARNGGLSYLEIPAIDARRSAMFYEKVFGWHIEDADTDHPKFSDQTGHMLGRWRKSRKAAREPGLLPYIYVDGLDDAVNSVIALGGEIVKAPYPEGNLRVATIRDPAGNVIGLWQEGD
- a CDS encoding YdeI/OmpD-associated family protein, which encodes MKHRFFRTAGEFRKWLAKNHAAETELLVGFYTKTSGKTSITWQESVREAICFGWIDGIRRNVDPVSYSIRFTPRKRTSIWSAINIGIAKELIKQGLMRPPGLAAYKLRRDNKSAVYAYEQHKAVIPEPYAGLLKKNKRAFAFYEAQSPSYRKLISWWIVSAKQEETRAKRIKKLIAESAAGRRL